Part of the Paeniglutamicibacter sulfureus genome, TGTTCCCGCTGGCGGGAATGGCGCTGGTGTGGCTCGCCGGCATGCCCACCATGGTGGTGGGCCTCGTGGGAACGTGGATTGCTGCTCTCCCGGGGGCGCTGCGGCCATGGCCGGTCGGGGTGGCGGGCGTCCTGCTGGCTTGGGGAATTGTCTTGGGAACCCTGCTTGCCCTGGGCCACGTGCATCCCGCCGCAGGATCCTGGCAATCACGCATGGGGTTGGCGGCGCAGGGCGTGGTGACGGGGTTGCTGCTCGGGCTGCTGCTGCCGGTCACCGCACTGGTACCGGCACCGGCCGTCGACTGGATGGTGGTGTCCTGCGACGTAGGCCAGGGCGACGGGTTGCTGATCAACGCCGGGGATGCCGGGGCGGTGGTGGTTGACACGGGCAAAACGGCCGAAGATATCGCCGCCTGCCTGAAGCACATGCGCGTCACGCGGGTCGCTGCCCTGTTCATCACCCATCGCCATGCCGACCACGACGGCGGGATTGCAGGGGTCGGCGACCGGCGACCGGTTGACAAGATCTACTACTCGGCTGCTGACGACCCCGCGGATCCGCCACATCTGACCGACTCCCGGGGCAGTCTGGTGACCGCCAGCCAGCTTGGATCGGGGGCGACCGGAGCCGCAGGCCCCGTGGTCTGGAAGGTCCTGGGCCCGATCCCGGACGGTGTGTTCACGGGAGAAAACGACGCGTCCCTGGTCGTCCGCTTCGAGATAGAGGCGGACGGTTTGCAGCGGCGCATTTCCATCCTGGCAACCGGGGACATGGAAGATGAGGCCATGGACCAGCTGATCGACAAGGGGCTGATCGGACACGCCGACATCTTGAAGGTGTCGCACCATGGTGCCGAGAACGGTGGCGTGCGCACGGCGCCAACCGTCCGTCCGGCTCTGGCATTGATCAGCGTGGGTGCAGACAACACCTATGGGCACCCCTCGGATGAGGCCTTGCAGGCACTCGAGGAGAACCACGTGGCAGTCTTCCGCACCGACCTGCGGGGCACCATCATCGTTGGCTGGGACGGGAAGTCGCTTCGGGTCTCGTCATTGGGTCCGACAGCGGAACGGACGTCGACACGGGGACCGTCAAAGGGTGGGGAATGATGAAGCATTTGGCGTTGGAGATAAGATCGATGGGGTTCGTTAAACACTATGTAAGGGTCGGTCATGGCAGCGCCACGAGGCACATCCAAGAATGCGGGCATTTCATGGCGGTCAGTGGCGCCCGCCCCGTTGATCCTGCTGCAGGGCTCCGAGGAGCTGCTTGCCACCAGGGCCTTCGAAACCGTGCGCAACACCTTGCGCGGGGGTGCCGAGATCGAACTGACCCGCTTTGAAGCCAACAGCTACGAGCGCGGGGAAATGCTGCTGGCGTCCAGCCCGTCGCTCTTCAGTGAAACCAAGCTCATTGAGGTCCGCGGGCTGGCCACCATGAACGAGGATTTCCTCAACGACACCCTCGCCTACGCGAAAGCCCCGGCACCTGAGGTCACCTTGATCATGCACCACGGAGGGGGAGTGCGCGGCAAGAAACTGCTTGACGCACTCAAGGCCGCCGGCGCGGTAGTCGTTGATTGCCAGCCGTTGAAAAAGGACGCGGAAAAGATCGACTTCGTCACCCAGGAGTTTCGGACGGCCAAGCGCAAGCTAAGCGCCGAAGGCGCACGCGCCCTGGTTGCCGCCCTGGGCAGCGACCTGTCCGAACTGGCCGCAGCCTGCTCACAGCTCCTGCAAGACACCACGGGCGCCATCGACCAGGACATGGTGGACAAATACTACGGCGGTCGCGTGGAGGCCACGGGGTTCAAGGTCGCCGATGCCGCGCTGGCCGGTCGGGCGGACATCGCGCTGAGCACGCTGCGCCACGCCTTGGCCACGGGCACCGATCCGGTGCCGATTGTCGCCACGCTGGCCATGAAGCTGCGCCAAGTCGCGAAGGTCGCGGGGGCGCGCAAATCCTCCGGTCAACTGGCCAGCGAACTGGGCATGCCGCCCTGGCAGGTCCAGCAGGCCCAGGAGCAAGCTCGGCATTGGAACGTCGATGACCTTGCCCGTTGCATCCGGCTGGTGGCAGAGGCGGATTCGCAGGTCAAGGGCGCCTCGCGTGACCCGGAATACGCCGTTGAGCGGGCCGTTACCCAGATTTCGTTGGCGGCGCGCCGCTAGGGCAGGTAACGCCACGCGGCGCCGGCCGAAAACGATCAAGACAGTTTGCACGTGGCCTCACCACCGGAATGCCCACGGCCATGTCCAAACCCCAATCCAAGGGGCAAGCCATACGCGGGTTGGGACGCTAGGATCGACACATGAAACGGCGGTGGAAATTCGTGCTTGCCGTTGGCGTGTTTGGGGTTCTCATCGCTCTTGTTTTGGTTGTAGTGCGACCCGGTCTCGCGTGCCCGGCAGCGGGGTACGCGGATCTGGGCGACGTTGAACTTGAATTTACCAGCGAGCCGGACTCGGTTGCTGCCTGCTTCGGGGACGAGTGCACTCCACAACCCGTCCAGAGATCTGACGACGGCAAATGGAAAGTTCCGCAGTCCTACCCCTACATGCCGCAAGATTCGGACCTGCATGGCAACGTAAGGCCGGGCAATGTCACCGCCATTCGAATCATGGCTGCACGCCCGTCAGCCGCACCGATCGTCAGTATTATGGCCATCCATTCGGAACCTGCCGAAGGCGGCCAGTTCTGGTCCACGTGTCCTGGTCCAACGAGGTACATGCCGGTGCAGGTTCCCTGAGAACGTCAGCGGCGGCATAATGGTCGATTCGGAGCATCGGCTGGTACCGGCAATCATTGTGATACAAAAATCGCCCGGCCGGGAATACTACAGGAGCTTCCCATGGCCCCCCTGTGATCCCCGGCTTCGAAGAACCATATGAGTGGTTAAACACGAAAGGCTCCCTTTCCCCTAGATATGGAGGAAAAGGAGCCTGACGATTCAGTGAAGCAATCCTTAGAGGGCGTTAACCTTCTTGGAGATGGCCGACTTGTGGTTGGCTGCGTTGTTCTTGTGCAGCACACCCTTCGTAGCGGCCTTGTCGATCTTGCGACCAGCTGCAACGAGTGCTGCTGATGCTGCATCCTTGTCTTCGGCTGCAACGGCAGTGTTCACTGCGCGGATTGCGGTGCGAAGCTCGGACTTGACGGCAGCATTGCGCTGGCGCGACTTCTCGTTGGTGAGAATGCGCTTCTTCTGGGACTTGATATTAGCCACTGTATTAAACTCTCTTGCTCATCGCTTGTATGGTCGGTGAGGGATATCTTCCGGGCCATTGACTGAGCGGCGTGGGGATACCTATGGCGACCCGGGAGAAGTGCCCGTCGACCTGCGCGGACACACAAGAAATAATACTAGCAGGTTCGGATGGCCATCACGAGTCGTTACCGCCCGCCGTGACTGTGAGCTACTTCTGCCGTGGCGAAGCGGGGTTCGCAGGTTTGGCCATGTATGGAGTTGCCCCTCATGGACGACGAACGGCCCCTGACCGTGAAGTCAGGGGCCGTTCGGGCCTACAGAAGCTGCCTGTTATTTAGAGGGCAAGTTCCATCAGGTCCTCCATCGATATGCCGGTGTCGGTGGCCGGACGCCCCAGGATCGAGGACAGCACCTCGAAGAGCGCGGCCTGCGGGTCTTCAACCATGCGATGTGACCTCCAGCCGATGTGCTTGTCAGGGCGGACCAAGATAACGCCGTCTTCCTCGACTTCTCGTTGGTGCAGCCAGTCTCCGTAGAGGTCCTGCACTTCGAGGCCCTCGCCGATGACCACGGCTACCAGATCGATGCCCAGCCGGGAGCCGAGCTTGACCGCCGCATCCGCCCATGCCTGCCCGGTGATGCCGGTGAATAGCGTGAACTGGGTGCCCTTGGCGATGTCGTGGGTGGAGAACTTCCGGTCCCTGTCTCCGATCCAGGCATGCGGCAGGCGCAGTCCCGGATAGGTGGACTTCTGGTGGTGGAGCATCGGGTCTTCCGTTGGCTCCGGGCGTGTGCCGCCGTCGGAAACCACGGCGCTCGATTCGTAGAACTGGCCGATCTCCGTGCCCTGGGCATTAAATTCGTAGTCCTTGTTGTCCAGCGCCTCCCGGAGCGCCTTGCGGCGTGCCGCGCCTTCGGGGGAGTTCTCCTTGCGCAACTTGAGCTTCTCGATGAACTCCTCGTCCGTTGCCGCATCCGTGACTCCCAGGGCATCGAAGATCGGCTTGTACTCGCGTCCCGAGTCGTTGGCGCGGGTGACGATCTGCTTGGCCACCGGTGCCCGTTCAGCCGAATAGGTCTCCAGCAGCTCCTCGCCGGCCTGGCCCTTGAGTACTGCCGCCAGTTTCCAGGACAGGTTGTACGCGTCCTGGATGGACGTGTTGGAACCCAATCCGTGGCTCGGCGGGTGCTTGTGGATGGCGTCTCCCGCGCAGAAGACGCGGCCCTTCTGCAGGTGCGTGGCGTATTGCTCGTTGTTGCCCCACAGCGAGTAGCCCAGGATCTCGACCTCGAGGTCGTCGATGCCCACCAGGTTGCGGATGACCCTGATCGCTTCGTCGTTGTCGAGCACCGGGGGTTCCCCGTTGATGTCGAACCCCCAACAGATCAGCCACTCGTTCCACGGCCGGACCATGCGGATCAGTCCGGCGCCCAAGCCGCCGATGTTGGAGCCCGGGTTGAAGACCCAGTAGAGGATCGACGGACGGTGGGCGGCCAGGTGGGCGAGGTCCGCCTTGAAGGTGATGTTCATGGAACCGCCGATGTCCATGGCGCCTTCCATGGGCAGGTCGATGTCGGTGGCGACCTTCGAGCGGGCGCCGTCGGCGCCAATGAGGTACTTGGCGCGGATCGTGTACTCGTGGCCGGTGAGCCGGTTCAGTACCTGCACGCTTACGCCCTCGCTGTCCTGGGTGTGTCCCAGGTACTCGGTGGAGAACTGCGTCTGGGTGCCGCGCATGGTGGCGTTCTTCAGCATGATCGGTTCCAGCAGTGTCTGCGGGATGTCGCAGGGCATGGACGGGGAGGCCAGTTCGTAGTCGGCCCGGCGGTCCGGGCGCAGCCCCCAGGTGGGCCGGCGCCCGATTTCCTCGCCGGCCATGGACTCGCAGTAGACGGTGTCACCCATCAGCTCGTGAGGTGTCGCCTCGGCCAGGACCTGGTCCTCGATGCCTGCATCGCGCAGCACCTCCATGGTGCGCTGGTTGGTGATGTGCGCCCGCGGGGTGTTGGCTGTCCAGCGGTATTTGGTGATCATGATGTTCGGGATGCCCTGGTTGGACAGGAACAGTGCGGCCGAGCTGCCGGCAGGACCGGATCCGACGATCAGGACGTCGGTCTGGACCACGTTCGCGGTCTCCGGAGAAACGGTATCGGTGATTCCATCATTGAAAACAGGCATTGCGTGCCTCTCTTACTTGGACTGGTGCTCACTGCCCGGGGCGGGTGGAGCTGGGTATGCCACGAGTGTTGCAGCTCACATGCCCACGGTGGGTGGCCCTTCGCTTTGCTGGCCGCACAGTTGTAAAAGATGTCCGCTGAGTGCAAAACCCCTCGGACACCCTTGGAGGCCGGTGGCGGGGTAGCGTCCGCCTTGCCTCATGTCAATATGCTCGCGAAATAATCCCGCATGCCTCAACTAATTTGCTCGCCAAATAGGGCATCCCCGGACTGCGCGCGCATCTTGGCCCGGTTGATGAGATGGTTCTGGATGGCATTGATGCGGCGAGTGATGGCCGCCGGATTCAGGTCCCCGTGGATGCCCGCCAGGGCCTTGGCATGTTCCGGGTCCATGGCCTCCAGATCCATGATGCGCTGGTACGCGGTCCGCGGCCGGTCATAAGTCCGCTTCCTGCGACCCGAACGTGCGGTGCCGTAGCCGTTGGCCTTGACCATCGGCAGCAGGTGGTTCTTGCGCTGGTTCACCAGCGCCCAGAGCTCATTGAGCAGGGCCATCTCCTCCGGACCCTCGTAGCGGAACCTGAAGGCATGGCGACGGACCCAATCCCGATTTCGCTGCTCGACATGCGCATTGTCGTTATGCTTATACGCCCGCGCCCTAGTCAGATCAATGTTTCGTTCCTGCGCCCACTCGATGAGCTGGGTGTTGATGAATTCACCGCCATTGTCGAAATCCAGGGCCCGCATCGGGTAGGGCAGGGACCGGACCAGCAGGTCGACCCCGGCCACGACATGGCTGTGCGCACGGTTTTTCACACACGTGTTCACGGTCCACCCGGTGAACACATCTGTCAGGGTGATCGAATACAGGAACTCGCCCTTGAGGCTGTGTCCGCAGTGGGCGACGGTGTCGATCTCGAAGAACCCCGGTTCCTGCTCCATGGGCGTGCCCGACCACCGCACCGGGATCTCCGAACGCAGCATCGCCCCGGGCTTGGTCGAGGACAGTGCCGAGGGGTATCGAGCGGCGCGCAACGGCTTCAGATACCGATCCATCGTGGAGGCCGACATGGATAGCAGCTCGTCCCTGACCTCGTCGGTCAGCAGTCCCGCCACTGTCCCGAGTTCGTCGAAGCGTTCCAAACGCTCGAGCTCGTCGGCCATGATCGGAGCCAAGTATTTCCCGCAGGGCTCTCCGGAAAGCGTCCAGATTCGTTCCAGGAGCTTGAGGGCCGCCGGCCCGTACTTGCGGGGCCTGCGCCGCGGCAGGGGCTTCGGAATCCCGCGTGCGGGCTTACGCAGTTCCGTGGCCAGACGCCGGCGGGCGTTGGCCCTTGACCAGCCGGTCGATGCGCACAGGTAGTCGAGCATCACGCCCTTCTGTCCCTTGGTCCCTTTCGCATACTCGGCGGCGAAGCCGCTGACGAGCTCTCGCCGGGTGTGCATCGATATCCCCTGTTTCATCTCCCCAGCACAGCCTGCTGCCCGCCCTGGTGGCCAGAGTTTCGCGAGCATTCTTAAATGAGGCACGCACCTCATTTCGCGAGCATTACTAGTGAGTCAACGCGGCGTCTTTTGGTCCGTTGTGATTCCGGATACAATTGTGGCTCCATGGGCCACAATCAAGATGATGCCGAACGGGCATCCGTTGCCGAGCAGGGACAAGACCGCGCAGTTGCGCCCGGATCCAGGCCGGCCAAGCAACTGCGCTTCAGCACCAACGGCATTCCGGCAACGAATCGGGTTGAGTTGTGGGAGCACCACAACGCCAAGGCGCTTATTCCCCTGGACATCAGGACCATTGATGAGGAGCCGCTTGAAGCCAGGGAAGTCAGCCTGGGCTACGGCTCGCTCAGGTTTGGCGGCGTCACCGGCAGCGCCCAAGTCGTGGAACGCAGCGAACGTTTCATCCGGCGGAATCCCACGGATGCGATAGCCGTCTTCTTCACGCTTCGCGGGGAGGCGCTCTTCTACCATCGCGATGGCCACGAGATCGTGAGGCCCGGCCAGGCCATCATCTGCGACGCGGACCGCCCGTTCATGCGCGGTTTCAGCAAGGGACTGAAGGAAATGGTCCTGACCATCCCGCGTGAAGAATACCTGGAACTTTCCGCGGGACAGCCGCTGCTCAAGCCCCGGATCATCGATTTCAGCCAGGGGGCGGCGTCAAATCAGCAGATGCGCGCGCTGGCCGGACTGGTTAGCTCCACACTCACCGGGCAGCCAGGGAATCGGCCGTGTCCCGAAGGCTCCGCCCTGGACCTGCTCCAGATCCTGGTATCAGGAGGAAGCAGGGAGACCGGTGCCGGGTACCTGGCTGCGGCGCATGCCCATATCGAAGACCATTTGTGCGACCCGGAACTCGGGACGGCCAAGATAGCTGCTGCCATCGGCATCAGTGAGCGGCACCTCTCGCGCATCTTCTTAGAAGCGGGAGAGCCATCCGGCAGCTACATCAGGGAGCGGCGCCTGGAGTTGGCCCGCGGCATCCTGACCGACCCGGCCAGGCAATCGGTGCCGGTCGGGGCTGTGGCACTGCAGGTCGGCTTCGCGTCGCAAAGCTATTTCACGCGCGCCTTCAAGTCCCATTACGGCATCACGCCGTTGGCTTCTCGCCGCGAGGCGCTGTGGGGCACCTAAGGGGGTAGGTCAGGCAACGGATCTTGCCGCCGGTTCGCGGTGAAGTTGAATCAGGCCGCGGCGAGTCGTTCGGCGACTCGGGTAAAGGCCTGCTGGCCCAGGATCGCGCCCTCGCGACGGATACCCGCCTCGTGCAGGCGAATGACCCGATCCAATTTCACCTCGCTGGGACGGCCCTGCCGATCCCAGGCACCGGTGCCGATGTCCACATAGTCGCGGTCCTGGGCCTGCCCGTTGTTGCGGTCCTTGGAGGTGAGCATCAACGCCAGCAGATACTGGCCGTCGCGCCCGACCAACAACACCGGGCGGTCCTTGCCCTGCGCGTGGTCCTCCTCGTAGGGAACCCAGGCCCATACGACTTCACCCGGGTCCGGGCGTCCGTCGGCGCGCGGGGAATACGCTGCGTTTACCGCACCCCGGAAGTCCCCGGGGTAGCCGCCGAACTCCCAGCTGGCGGTCTCGCCCGAGGCCGGAGACGTGGCCGGGTCCCGCCTGCGGGTCGAGGTGGAGCCGGGGCGATTGCCGGCCGGGCGGCCGGTGCTGCGCTGCTGCCTTGCCGCGCCCCTGAGGGCTGATTCGAGTGCGCGGCCCAGGAGCCTGAGGATGGAGGCGGTGTTGAACTTCATGTGGTCAAACTACCAGTTCGGTCATGCTCCTGAGTCGCAATGCGACACCGTGCCCCAAGCATGGGAGAATGGCCTGTGCGAAGTATTTTGCACCCCCCTGAACATTTTCGTCCCCCATTAGCGAGGTCCCTTACGTGTCACCCATGGCCCGCACCGCACCGGTGCCTGCCGCGACTGATCCGGCGATCATCAGAAACTTCTGCATCATCGCCCACATCGACCACGGCAAGTCGACCCTGGCCGACCGGATGTTGCAGCTCACCGGAGTCGTCTCCTCACGCGATATGAAGGCCCAGTACCTGGACCGGATGGACATCGAGCGCGAGCGCGGCATCACCATCAAGTCCCAGGCCGTTCGCATGCCGTGGGAGGTCGACGGACAGTCCTACGCGCTGAACATGATCGACACCCCCGGGCACGTCGACTTCACCTACGAGGTCTCGCGTTCGCTGGCCGCCTGCGAGGGCGCCATCCTGCTGGTTGACGCCGCCCAGGGCATCGAGGCCCAGACGCTGGCGAACCTTTACCTGGCCATGGAGAATGACATGACGATCATTCCCGTGCTCAACAAGATCGACCTTCCGGCAGCGCAGCCCGAAAAGTACGCCGCCGAGATCTCCAAGCTCATCGGCTGCGACCCGGAGGACATCCTCCAGGTTTCGGGCAAGACCGGCATGGGCGTCGAGGCGCTGCTGGACAAGGTCGTCCGCGATCTGCCGGCACCGGTCGGCGATCCGAACGCCCCGGCCCGGGCCATGATCTTCGACTCCGTGTACGACACCTACCGCGGCGTTGTCACCTATGTCAGGGTCGTCGATGGCAACCTCTCGCCGCGCGAGAAGGTCCAGATGATGTCCACCGGCACCGTCTACGATCTGCTCGAAATCGGTGTTTCCTCCCCGGAGCCAAAGCCCAGCAAGGGCCTGGGCGTCGGCGAGGTGGGCTACCTGATCACCGGCGTGAAGGACGTGCGCCAGTCAAAGGTCGGCGACACCGTCACCAACTTCGCCAAGCCGGCCGAAAAGTCCCTGGGCGGCTACCAGGACCCGAAGCCCATGGTGTTCTCCGGCCTGTACCCGATCGACGGTTCTGACTACCCGGCCCTGCGCGATGCGCTGGACAAGCTGCAGCTCAACGACGCCGCGCTGACCTACGTCCCGGAGACCTCCGTGGCCCTGGGCTTCGGTTTCCGTGTGGGCTTCCTGGGCCTGTTGCACCTGGAAATCACCCGTGAGCGCCTCGAGGCCGAGTTCAACCTTGACTTGATCTCCACCGCACCCAACGTGGTGTACGAGGTCATGACCGATGACAAGAAGCTGCGCACCGTGACCAACCCGAGCGAGTTCCCCGACGGGAAAATCCTCGAGGTCCACGAGCCGATGGTGGCCGGCACGATCCTGGCACCGAACGAATTCGTCGGCGCCATCATGGAACTGTGCCAGTCCCGCCGTGGTGTCATGCGCGGCATGGACTACCTTTCCGAGGAACGCGTGGAGATCCGCTACTGGCTTCCGCTGGCGGAAATCGTCTTCGACTTCTTCGACGTGCTGAAGTCAAAGACCCGCGGCTACGCCTCTCTGGACTGGAAGGCCGACGGCGAACAGGTCTCCGACCTGGTCAAGGTCGACATCCTGCTCCAGGGAGAACAGGTTGATGCATTTTCCGCCGTCACGCACCGCGACAAGGCCTACGCCTACGGGCTCATGATGACCCAAAAGCTGCGGGAACTGATTCCGCGCCAGCAATTCGAGGTGCCGATCCAGGCAGCCATCGGTTCACGCATCATTGCCCGTGAGTCCATCCGCGCCATCCGCAAGGACGTTTTGGCCAAGTGCTACGGCGGCGACATCAGCCGCAAGCGCAAGCTGCTGGAAAAGCAGAAGGCCGGCAAGAAGCGGATGAAGATGGTCGGCCGCGTGGAGGTTCCCCAGGAAGCCTTCATCGTCGCCCTGTCATCCGACGAGCCCAAGAAGAAGTAGCAATGCCTTCTGCCTTGCCCCTCGGGGACCCGGCGCCGTCGGACGGGTTGCTTCCGGCAACCTGCGCCGAGGGCGCCGCGGACCGGAGTTTTTCGGTCTACGTCCACATTCCGTTCTGCGCGGTGCGCTGCGGTTACTGCGACTTCAACACCTACACGGCCCACGAGCTGGGATCCGGCTCCAGCCAGGACACCTACGCCGAGGCGGTCTCCGCGGAAATCGCCTTTGGCGCGAAGGCCCTGGAGGAATCGGGCGTGCCGCGCCGCGAGGTCTCCACCGTCTTTTTCGGCGGCGGAACCCCCACGTTGCTGCCCGCCGAGGACCTGGTCCGGGTGCTGGCCGAGATCCGCACCCAGTGGGACCTGGCGCCCGACGCCGAGGTCACCACCGAGGCCAACCCGGATTCGGTGACGCCCGAATCCCTGCAGCTGCTGGCCGACGGCGGGTTCACCCGCGTGTCCATCGGCATGCAGTCGGCGGTCCCGCACGTCCTGAAGACCCTTGACCGCACCCATGACCCCGCGCGGGTTGGCCAGGCCGTGCAGTGGGCCAAGGACGCCGGCCTGCAGGTCAGCGTCGACTTGATCTACGGCACCCCGGGGGAGTCGGTCGAGGACTGGCGCACCAGCGTGGCCACGGCCTTGTCCTACGATCCCGACCACATTTCGGCCTATGCGCTGATCATCGAGGAGGGCACCCGGCTGGCCGGGCAGATCCGCCGCGGTGAAGTCGCCAATATCGACGACGACGACCACGCCGACAAATACCTGATCGCCGACGAGCTCTTTGCCGCCGCCGGCTACAAATGGTACGAAGTCAGCAACTGGTCCAAGGACGAATCCACGCGTTGCCTGCACAACCTTGCCTATTGGCAGGGCGGCGACTGGTGGGGAGCGGGCCCCGGCGCGCACTCACACGTGGGCGGGCTGCGCTGGTGGAACGTGAAGCATCCGGCCGCCTACCAGCAGCGCATCGACGCCGGCACCTCGCCAGCGGCAGGACGGGAAACACCTGACGCCGAGGCGCGTTACCTGGAGAAGGCCATGCTGCTGACCCGCATCGTGGATGGAATGGACACCGCGGACCTTGAGCCCGCGGGCCGCACGGCCATTGCCGGGCTGATCGCCGATGGATTGGTGGTGCCCGAGGCGGCCTTCGCCAGGAAGGTCGTACTTACCCTGCAGGGCCGGCTGCTGGCCGATGCCGTGCTGCGGCGTTTGCTGGATTTCTAGTCCCAGGCGATTTGGCAGGGCACAAAGGAAGGTGTGGTCGGAAACCCCGAGGGGATTTCGACCACACCTTCCTTTTTTGGACGTTTCGCTGCTACCGGAAGAGGCGCAGGTTCAATCCGTAGCGGTAGGGGCGGGACTTGTTGACGTTGATTCCCGCACGCACTCCGCTGATGGTCAGGAAGAGCCAGATGGCCACCACCAGGATCGCGAAGATCCAGCCAATCCCGGGGATCATCGAGAACAGGTGCAGCACGATGGCCAGGACGGTCAGCGGGAAGGTGAAGTTCAGCGCTTCCCTGGATTCCTGGGCAGTGAACGGGCCGCGCGCCCGGAAGACCGCGTAGATGACCAGGGAGGGAATGCAGCCCAGGATCGCGCCGAAGTGGGCGATCGTGGCCCATTGGCGGTCCTCGGAGGGGGTCAGGGGCAGGGGCGCGGCCGAGGAACCTTCGAATCGATCCGACTGGCTGTCGCCGCCGGGAGCATTTCGTGCCTCGTTTACCACTGCTGATGTCCTCTTCGTTGGGTTGGTTGAACCGTTGGCCAGTTTATCCCCAATCGGGTGACACCGGCGAACACGAAATGCCGTTCGTTGTGCAATTGGGACCAGCTGGCGGATTTGGCCGGGATTCCGCGTTATCCCCGATGGTCCCACGTGCCCGTTCGCGTCGGCGCGGTGATCAA contains:
- a CDS encoding AraC family transcriptional regulator, translated to MGHNQDDAERASVAEQGQDRAVAPGSRPAKQLRFSTNGIPATNRVELWEHHNAKALIPLDIRTIDEEPLEAREVSLGYGSLRFGGVTGSAQVVERSERFIRRNPTDAIAVFFTLRGEALFYHRDGHEIVRPGQAIICDADRPFMRGFSKGLKEMVLTIPREEYLELSAGQPLLKPRIIDFSQGAASNQQMRALAGLVSSTLTGQPGNRPCPEGSALDLLQILVSGGSRETGAGYLAAAHAHIEDHLCDPELGTAKIAAAIGISERHLSRIFLEAGEPSGSYIRERRLELARGILTDPARQSVPVGAVALQVGFASQSYFTRAFKSHYGITPLASRREALWGT
- the lepA gene encoding translation elongation factor 4, which translates into the protein MSPMARTAPVPAATDPAIIRNFCIIAHIDHGKSTLADRMLQLTGVVSSRDMKAQYLDRMDIERERGITIKSQAVRMPWEVDGQSYALNMIDTPGHVDFTYEVSRSLAACEGAILLVDAAQGIEAQTLANLYLAMENDMTIIPVLNKIDLPAAQPEKYAAEISKLIGCDPEDILQVSGKTGMGVEALLDKVVRDLPAPVGDPNAPARAMIFDSVYDTYRGVVTYVRVVDGNLSPREKVQMMSTGTVYDLLEIGVSSPEPKPSKGLGVGEVGYLITGVKDVRQSKVGDTVTNFAKPAEKSLGGYQDPKPMVFSGLYPIDGSDYPALRDALDKLQLNDAALTYVPETSVALGFGFRVGFLGLLHLEITRERLEAEFNLDLISTAPNVVYEVMTDDKKLRTVTNPSEFPDGKILEVHEPMVAGTILAPNEFVGAIMELCQSRRGVMRGMDYLSEERVEIRYWLPLAEIVFDFFDVLKSKTRGYASLDWKADGEQVSDLVKVDILLQGEQVDAFSAVTHRDKAYAYGLMMTQKLRELIPRQQFEVPIQAAIGSRIIARESIRAIRKDVLAKCYGGDISRKRKLLEKQKAGKKRMKMVGRVEVPQEAFIVALSSDEPKKK
- the holA gene encoding DNA polymerase III subunit delta, producing MAAPRGTSKNAGISWRSVAPAPLILLQGSEELLATRAFETVRNTLRGGAEIELTRFEANSYERGEMLLASSPSLFSETKLIEVRGLATMNEDFLNDTLAYAKAPAPEVTLIMHHGGGVRGKKLLDALKAAGAVVVDCQPLKKDAEKIDFVTQEFRTAKRKLSAEGARALVAALGSDLSELAAACSQLLQDTTGAIDQDMVDKYYGGRVEATGFKVADAALAGRADIALSTLRHALATGTDPVPIVATLAMKLRQVAKVAGARKSSGQLASELGMPPWQVQQAQEQARHWNVDDLARCIRLVAEADSQVKGASRDPEYAVERAVTQISLAARR
- the hemW gene encoding radical SAM family heme chaperone HemW, translated to MPSALPLGDPAPSDGLLPATCAEGAADRSFSVYVHIPFCAVRCGYCDFNTYTAHELGSGSSQDTYAEAVSAEIAFGAKALEESGVPRREVSTVFFGGGTPTLLPAEDLVRVLAEIRTQWDLAPDAEVTTEANPDSVTPESLQLLADGGFTRVSIGMQSAVPHVLKTLDRTHDPARVGQAVQWAKDAGLQVSVDLIYGTPGESVEDWRTSVATALSYDPDHISAYALIIEEGTRLAGQIRRGEVANIDDDDHADKYLIADELFAAAGYKWYEVSNWSKDESTRCLHNLAYWQGGDWWGAGPGAHSHVGGLRWWNVKHPAAYQQRIDAGTSPAAGRETPDAEARYLEKAMLLTRIVDGMDTADLEPAGRTAIAGLIADGLVVPEAAFARKVVLTLQGRLLADAVLRRLLDF
- a CDS encoding type II toxin-antitoxin system PemK/MazF family toxin gives rise to the protein MKFNTASILRLLGRALESALRGAARQQRSTGRPAGNRPGSTSTRRRDPATSPASGETASWEFGGYPGDFRGAVNAAYSPRADGRPDPGEVVWAWVPYEEDHAQGKDRPVLLVGRDGQYLLALMLTSKDRNNGQAQDRDYVDIGTGAWDRQGRPSEVKLDRVIRLHEAGIRREGAILGQQAFTRVAERLAAA
- the rpsT gene encoding 30S ribosomal protein S20; amino-acid sequence: MANIKSQKKRILTNEKSRQRNAAVKSELRTAIRAVNTAVAAEDKDAASAALVAAGRKIDKAATKGVLHKNNAANHKSAISKKVNAL
- a CDS encoding FAD-dependent oxidoreductase yields the protein MPVFNDGITDTVSPETANVVQTDVLIVGSGPAGSSAALFLSNQGIPNIMITKYRWTANTPRAHITNQRTMEVLRDAGIEDQVLAEATPHELMGDTVYCESMAGEEIGRRPTWGLRPDRRADYELASPSMPCDIPQTLLEPIMLKNATMRGTQTQFSTEYLGHTQDSEGVSVQVLNRLTGHEYTIRAKYLIGADGARSKVATDIDLPMEGAMDIGGSMNITFKADLAHLAAHRPSILYWVFNPGSNIGGLGAGLIRMVRPWNEWLICWGFDINGEPPVLDNDEAIRVIRNLVGIDDLEVEILGYSLWGNNEQYATHLQKGRVFCAGDAIHKHPPSHGLGSNTSIQDAYNLSWKLAAVLKGQAGEELLETYSAERAPVAKQIVTRANDSGREYKPIFDALGVTDAATDEEFIEKLKLRKENSPEGAARRKALREALDNKDYEFNAQGTEIGQFYESSAVVSDGGTRPEPTEDPMLHHQKSTYPGLRLPHAWIGDRDRKFSTHDIAKGTQFTLFTGITGQAWADAAVKLGSRLGIDLVAVVIGEGLEVQDLYGDWLHQREVEEDGVILVRPDKHIGWRSHRMVEDPQAALFEVLSSILGRPATDTGISMEDLMELAL
- a CDS encoding integrase catalytic domain-containing protein; amino-acid sequence: MHTRRELVSGFAAEYAKGTKGQKGVMLDYLCASTGWSRANARRRLATELRKPARGIPKPLPRRRPRKYGPAALKLLERIWTLSGEPCGKYLAPIMADELERLERFDELGTVAGLLTDEVRDELLSMSASTMDRYLKPLRAARYPSALSSTKPGAMLRSEIPVRWSGTPMEQEPGFFEIDTVAHCGHSLKGEFLYSITLTDVFTGWTVNTCVKNRAHSHVVAGVDLLVRSLPYPMRALDFDNGGEFINTQLIEWAQERNIDLTRARAYKHNDNAHVEQRNRDWVRRHAFRFRYEGPEEMALLNELWALVNQRKNHLLPMVKANGYGTARSGRRKRTYDRPRTAYQRIMDLEAMDPEHAKALAGIHGDLNPAAITRRINAIQNHLINRAKMRAQSGDALFGEQIS